In Rhodothermus bifroesti, a single genomic region encodes these proteins:
- a CDS encoding SufE family protein: protein MAEAAADTIEARARQIVEEFSLFDDWMGKYEYLIELGKTLPLIEPEYKTDVFRIHGCQSQVWIRPEFRNGRLYFRGDSDALITKGLVALLIRVLSGQPPEAILNARLDFLDEIGLKAHLSPTRKNGLAAMIEQMRRYAQAYLQTSRN, encoded by the coding sequence ATGGCTGAAGCTGCTGCCGATACCATCGAAGCCCGTGCCCGCCAGATCGTCGAGGAATTTTCCCTGTTCGACGACTGGATGGGGAAATACGAATACTTGATCGAGTTGGGCAAAACGCTCCCGCTCATTGAGCCGGAGTACAAAACCGATGTATTCCGGATTCACGGCTGCCAGTCGCAGGTGTGGATTCGCCCGGAGTTTCGCAACGGACGGCTTTATTTTCGCGGCGACAGCGACGCCTTGATTACCAAAGGCTTGGTAGCCCTGCTGATCCGTGTTCTTTCAGGACAGCCCCCCGAGGCCATCCTCAATGCGCGCCTGGACTTTCTGGACGAGATCGGGCTGAAGGCTCACCTGTCGCCAACCCGAAAAAACGGCCTGGCTGCCATGATTGAACAAATGCGTCGCTACGCCCAAGCTTACCTACAAACTTCGCGTAACTAA
- the sufC gene encoding Fe-S cluster assembly ATPase SufC, whose protein sequence is MALLEIRNLHARIEDKEILKGVNLTVNAGEVHAIMGPNGSGKSTLASVLAGREDYEVTEGEVLYDGKNLLEMEPDERAREGVFLAFQYPVELPGVNMATFLREALKAIREHRGLPPLGPAEFLQLLKEKAELVGLDPSLKQRSVNEGFSGGEKKRSEIFQLALLEPRLAILDETDSGLDIDALRTVADGVNRLRTPDRAFVVITHYQRLLNYIVPDYVHVMVDGRIVRSGDKNLALELEEKGYDWIREEIGFPA, encoded by the coding sequence ATGGCACTCCTAGAGATTCGAAACCTACATGCACGCATCGAGGACAAAGAAATCCTCAAAGGTGTCAACCTGACGGTCAATGCGGGCGAAGTGCACGCCATCATGGGCCCCAACGGCTCAGGCAAGAGCACATTGGCCTCGGTCTTGGCTGGCCGCGAAGACTACGAGGTCACCGAGGGCGAGGTGCTCTACGACGGCAAGAATCTGCTGGAAATGGAGCCCGACGAGCGAGCCCGTGAAGGCGTTTTCTTGGCCTTTCAGTACCCGGTCGAGCTCCCGGGCGTCAACATGGCAACGTTTTTGCGTGAGGCCCTGAAGGCTATCCGCGAGCATCGTGGCCTGCCGCCCCTGGGTCCGGCCGAGTTTCTGCAGCTTTTGAAGGAAAAAGCCGAACTCGTGGGGCTTGATCCCAGCCTAAAGCAGCGCTCGGTCAATGAAGGCTTTTCGGGTGGAGAAAAAAAGCGGAGCGAGATCTTTCAGCTCGCCTTGCTTGAGCCGCGGCTGGCCATCCTGGACGAAACCGACTCCGGGCTCGACATCGATGCGCTGCGCACAGTAGCCGACGGCGTCAACCGGCTACGTACTCCAGATCGGGCCTTTGTCGTGATCACACACTACCAGCGCTTGCTCAACTACATCGTGCCTGACTACGTCCACGTTATGGTCGATGGCCGGATTGTACGCTCCGGCGATAAAAACCTGGCGTTGGAACTCGAAGAAAAAGGCTACGACTGGATCCGCGAAGAAATCGGATTTCCTGCCTGA
- a CDS encoding TPM domain-containing protein → MPIRFSEADFERVRAAVVAAEQQTAGEIVPVVVVRSGSYPEALWKGAALCMALMLLLSLIFVFAYTGWGATWFHTGWGVALLTLLAGSLGGLAAAYVEPFQRWLIGEARLAEQVHLRALEAFVEEEVFRTQDRTGILIFVSLFEHWVEVVGDAGINQRVDPDTWAEVVDLVRQGIRRGQLVDGIVAAVDRCGQLLAEHGVTVRPSDVNELDDALRIRTVQQKRSTDT, encoded by the coding sequence ATGCCGATACGTTTTTCCGAGGCCGATTTTGAACGTGTGCGGGCTGCTGTAGTGGCAGCTGAACAGCAGACAGCGGGTGAGATTGTGCCCGTGGTGGTCGTGCGCAGTGGAAGCTATCCTGAAGCTCTTTGGAAGGGCGCTGCGCTTTGCATGGCGCTGATGCTTTTGCTGTCGCTGATCTTTGTTTTTGCCTACACAGGTTGGGGTGCGACGTGGTTCCATACAGGTTGGGGCGTGGCGCTTTTGACGTTACTAGCAGGCAGTTTAGGGGGATTAGCGGCTGCCTATGTCGAGCCCTTCCAGCGTTGGCTTATTGGAGAAGCCCGTTTGGCAGAGCAGGTGCATCTGCGCGCGCTTGAGGCTTTTGTAGAAGAAGAGGTGTTTCGTACGCAGGATCGGACTGGTATTTTGATTTTTGTTTCCCTGTTTGAGCATTGGGTTGAGGTAGTGGGCGATGCAGGGATCAACCAACGGGTGGATCCGGATACCTGGGCAGAAGTGGTTGATTTAGTTCGCCAGGGTATTCGTCGAGGGCAACTGGTGGACGGTATAGTAGCGGCTGTTGACCGGTGTGGTCAGCTACTGGCCGAGCACGGCGTGACGGTGCGGCCAAGCGACGTTAATGAGCTAGACGATGCGCTGCGAATTCGCACAGTACAGCAAAAACGATCGACCGATACTTAA
- a CDS encoding sigma-54-dependent transcriptional regulator, with protein sequence MRHAQTIALARSLLAEGRSREVARMLEPLISPLPENPAAAEPSQYVMRALLARVRLLRQGAVEAARVLLGPLADLPVRERLSPELRAEIALWLGWRYAWPDASDSDPARAFNLFVEAERHFTDELRLSGHLWVRIGQALAYLTIDEYSLALQALDEAAALKERLPDLEADVWIHDLRVQSYVLTGRYRAAQRHLEQLTGLVEQLREPLLQGRAAAYQALLEQARGGSPATTLEAAEAAEAWLGGPEPTYLCWQARSCWLATLRRTGQWTEAHHLAQRWLATSAGPAAHPVRLEAAQLALLQEDAARSADLIAQVLTVPCPTHPRLYAARAALLESQRYLQSKQPERAREWAERAYQAAHELRLEPLILEALLLQARIALASGNAKQAQSFLHQAETFGDYFSLLPWAAHRFWLLAELARAEARKDEARVQYVQALSAFSLLTDRYHTARLQLEVARLTQDFDPAQARALLEAAAQVFAQLGVETARQEAQNTLLALPHHPIFAVHTPEAQFGAALAHAALSVDLVAETWLQVLEQLWPGRWLAVYRYLPGTGWQALQHHGELPATLTFPHPDQATYYTQQAAWLRLRPLPGVAFFTAAAVTPEERAAWQTLLERLKPWLPVVTLAFEHALLRANRLGEAGNGHAPETAELPSPLPELVYASSALRALIGQIYRIRSSHSPVLITGESGTGKELIARAIHATSDRRHAPFVAFNCANVPPELIDSHLFGHEKGAFTGALQANPGVIRAAEGGTLFLDEIGDLPLEVQPKLLRFLQEGEIFPLGARRPLRVNVRVIAATHQNLEELVRRGAFREDLYYRLNVIPLHVPPLRERREDIPVLVRHFLNTLRPPGAPAASITARAMEALLRYNWPGNVRQLRNEIERALAFVASEPAPLIDLKDLSPTVQQTLTDTPAHLPILSRQTPTLEAGQPLEAVLAGTEKALIERVLAEHRGRISAAARSLGLTRQGLYKKMKRLGINPARFQQTAVPNATASA encoded by the coding sequence ATGCGACACGCGCAAACCATAGCACTAGCACGTAGCCTACTTGCCGAAGGACGCAGCAGGGAAGTAGCCCGCATGTTGGAGCCGCTGATTTCCCCCTTGCCAGAGAACCCCGCAGCGGCAGAGCCGAGCCAGTATGTGATGCGCGCCCTGCTGGCACGGGTTCGGTTGCTACGCCAAGGTGCTGTTGAAGCCGCGCGCGTGCTGCTGGGGCCGTTGGCCGACCTCCCCGTCCGCGAACGCCTATCTCCAGAGCTTCGCGCTGAAATCGCACTTTGGCTAGGCTGGCGCTATGCTTGGCCAGACGCTAGCGACAGTGACCCAGCCCGTGCCTTTAACCTGTTTGTTGAAGCCGAACGGCATTTTACGGATGAGCTGCGCTTGAGCGGGCATCTCTGGGTCCGCATTGGCCAGGCATTGGCCTACCTAACAATCGATGAATATTCCCTAGCCCTTCAGGCGCTCGACGAAGCCGCTGCACTTAAGGAACGGCTCCCTGATCTTGAAGCAGATGTATGGATTCATGACCTGCGGGTTCAAAGCTATGTGCTCACCGGACGTTACCGCGCCGCCCAACGCCATCTAGAACAGCTTACCGGACTTGTTGAACAGCTTCGGGAACCCTTGCTCCAGGGCCGTGCAGCAGCCTACCAGGCACTACTCGAGCAAGCCCGCGGTGGGTCGCCCGCAACCACCCTAGAAGCTGCCGAAGCCGCCGAGGCCTGGCTAGGCGGTCCAGAACCGACCTACCTCTGCTGGCAAGCTCGGAGCTGCTGGCTGGCTACCCTGCGTCGTACCGGACAGTGGACCGAAGCACACCACCTGGCACAACGCTGGCTGGCCACAAGTGCAGGGCCAGCCGCACATCCTGTACGGCTCGAAGCGGCTCAACTAGCCCTGCTTCAAGAAGACGCAGCACGTAGCGCCGACCTGATCGCACAGGTGCTCACCGTGCCTTGCCCAACGCATCCTCGACTCTATGCCGCGCGCGCAGCCTTGCTGGAGAGCCAACGTTACCTGCAGTCCAAACAGCCCGAGCGCGCACGCGAATGGGCCGAACGTGCCTACCAGGCAGCCCATGAACTACGACTAGAGCCGCTTATCCTGGAAGCCCTACTGCTTCAGGCACGTATTGCCTTAGCCAGCGGCAATGCCAAGCAAGCCCAAAGCTTCCTCCATCAGGCGGAGACCTTTGGGGATTATTTTAGCCTGCTTCCCTGGGCTGCCCACCGGTTTTGGCTTCTGGCTGAGCTGGCTCGTGCTGAAGCGCGAAAGGATGAAGCCCGTGTGCAATACGTACAAGCCCTCTCGGCTTTCTCTCTACTTACTGATCGGTATCACACCGCACGCCTGCAGCTTGAAGTCGCCCGCCTGACGCAGGACTTTGATCCGGCACAGGCCCGGGCATTGCTGGAAGCCGCAGCTCAGGTCTTTGCGCAGCTTGGCGTCGAAACCGCACGCCAAGAAGCGCAAAACACCCTCCTTGCTTTGCCGCATCATCCGATTTTTGCCGTACACACCCCTGAAGCTCAATTTGGCGCAGCTCTGGCGCATGCGGCACTTTCGGTCGATCTGGTAGCGGAAACCTGGCTTCAAGTGCTGGAACAACTCTGGCCAGGACGCTGGCTGGCGGTCTACCGTTATCTCCCTGGCACAGGATGGCAGGCCTTGCAACACCACGGAGAGCTGCCCGCAACCCTGACCTTCCCTCACCCCGACCAGGCCACGTACTACACGCAGCAAGCCGCCTGGCTACGGCTACGCCCGCTCCCCGGTGTCGCTTTCTTTACGGCCGCTGCGGTTACCCCAGAAGAGCGCGCAGCTTGGCAAACCCTGCTTGAACGCCTTAAACCTTGGCTTCCGGTGGTCACGTTAGCCTTCGAGCATGCCCTCTTGCGGGCTAACCGGCTTGGTGAAGCAGGGAATGGTCATGCCCCTGAAACCGCTGAGCTGCCTTCACCACTGCCCGAACTGGTCTATGCTAGCTCGGCCCTACGTGCCTTGATTGGACAAATTTACCGTATTCGCAGCAGCCACAGTCCGGTGCTCATTACCGGCGAAAGTGGCACAGGCAAAGAGCTCATCGCACGCGCCATCCATGCCACCAGTGATCGTAGACACGCTCCTTTTGTAGCGTTCAACTGCGCCAACGTACCCCCAGAGCTTATCGATAGCCATCTTTTCGGCCATGAAAAAGGCGCGTTTACTGGAGCGCTGCAGGCTAATCCCGGTGTTATCCGTGCTGCCGAAGGCGGCACTCTTTTTCTGGATGAAATTGGCGATCTACCGCTAGAAGTACAACCTAAGTTGCTACGGTTTTTGCAAGAAGGCGAAATCTTTCCCCTAGGAGCTCGGCGGCCACTACGGGTTAACGTACGTGTGATTGCGGCTACGCACCAAAACCTGGAGGAATTAGTACGCCGAGGCGCATTTCGGGAAGACCTGTACTACCGGCTAAACGTCATTCCTCTACATGTGCCACCCCTACGCGAGCGTCGCGAAGACATTCCAGTGCTGGTGCGGCACTTCCTAAACACCTTGCGACCTCCAGGCGCTCCAGCCGCCTCCATCACCGCCCGGGCCATGGAGGCCCTTTTGCGCTACAACTGGCCCGGCAACGTACGTCAGCTCCGCAACGAAATCGAACGCGCCTTGGCTTTTGTCGCCAGCGAGCCGGCTCCGTTAATCGACCTGAAGGACTTATCCCCTACCGTACAGCAAACCCTAACAGACACTCCGGCACACCTGCCAATACTGTCACGACAGACGCCAACCCTCGAGGCGGGACAACCCTTAGAGGCGGTATTGGCAGGCACCGAAAAAGCCTTGATCGAGCGCGTACTGGCCGAGCACCGCGGCCGCATCTCAGCTGCAGCCCGCAGCTTAGGCCTAACCCGGCAAGGGCTCTACAAAAAAATGAAACGCCTGGGCATTAATCCTGCCCGCTTCCAGCAAACCGCTGTCCCGAATGCAACCGCATCCGCATAG
- the sufD gene encoding Fe-S cluster assembly protein SufD, with amino-acid sequence MTTLTATSTRPEARFLHAFELQGDAAFNGSHAYLSELRRKAIARFEALGFPSRKAEAWKYTPIARALQHAYTIQPAPPRPKLSEADLARYAIPELDAYRVVLVNGQWVPELSTPAAALPQGAVLTSLQHAAQAYPQLFTAYFAHSLDYENEPFLALNLAFARDGLFFYLPPHTALDRPVHVVHLIDVEEDLFLQPHHVIAIAPGASLQLLYSGHTRSATRTFTNAVTEVFVGRGAQLAHYDLRLEGETASGIYSTQAYLEQEGRYTNHTLTLGGALVRNNVYVRFDGEAGETHLYGLFLGRGTMHIDNHTMIDHAVPNCVSNELYKGILDERAIGVFNGKVLVRPHAQKTNAYQSNKSILLTEEARMYSKPELEIYADDVRCTHGAACGQLNEEGIFYLRARGLTAQKARALMLLAFARDVLDQIALEPLRAYLDDLVAQRFGA; translated from the coding sequence ATGACCACCCTAACAGCAACTTCAACGCGTCCTGAAGCACGCTTCCTGCATGCCTTTGAGCTGCAGGGCGATGCTGCATTCAACGGTAGTCATGCTTACCTTTCGGAGCTTCGGCGTAAGGCCATTGCGCGATTTGAGGCCCTAGGCTTTCCTAGCCGCAAAGCCGAAGCCTGGAAATACACCCCGATTGCTCGGGCACTGCAGCATGCCTACACCATTCAACCAGCGCCCCCACGACCCAAACTTAGCGAAGCGGACTTAGCGCGGTACGCTATTCCGGAACTCGATGCCTATCGTGTCGTGCTCGTGAACGGCCAATGGGTACCGGAGCTCTCCACGCCGGCCGCAGCACTGCCCCAAGGCGCTGTCCTTACCAGCCTGCAGCATGCAGCACAAGCCTATCCCCAACTGTTTACGGCCTACTTTGCCCACAGCCTGGACTACGAAAACGAGCCGTTCTTAGCGCTCAATTTGGCCTTTGCACGGGATGGGCTCTTTTTCTACCTCCCACCCCACACTGCTTTAGACCGGCCAGTGCACGTGGTGCACTTGATCGATGTTGAGGAAGACCTTTTCTTGCAGCCACACCACGTCATTGCCATAGCCCCGGGCGCATCGCTCCAACTCCTCTACAGCGGTCATACCCGGAGTGCTACACGCACCTTCACCAATGCGGTAACCGAGGTTTTTGTCGGGCGTGGTGCCCAGCTTGCGCACTACGATCTACGCCTGGAGGGTGAGACGGCCTCGGGCATCTACAGTACGCAAGCTTATTTAGAACAGGAAGGTCGCTACACCAACCATACGCTGACGCTAGGCGGCGCTTTGGTGCGCAACAACGTGTACGTTCGTTTCGATGGCGAAGCAGGTGAGACGCACCTTTATGGGCTTTTCCTAGGGCGCGGCACCATGCACATCGATAACCACACGATGATCGACCATGCTGTCCCCAACTGCGTTAGCAACGAACTCTACAAAGGTATCTTAGACGAACGTGCTATAGGCGTCTTCAACGGCAAGGTGCTCGTCCGACCTCATGCCCAGAAAACCAATGCGTACCAGTCAAACAAAAGCATTCTGCTGACCGAAGAAGCCCGCATGTACTCCAAGCCCGAACTGGAAATCTACGCTGACGACGTGCGCTGCACCCACGGCGCTGCCTGCGGTCAGCTGAACGAAGAGGGCATCTTTTACCTGCGGGCCCGCGGGCTTACCGCGCAAAAAGCTCGGGCCCTAATGCTACTTGCCTTTGCCCGTGACGTACTTGACCAAATTGCCCTAGAACCCCTACGTGCTTACCTTGACGACCTGGTAGCCCAGCGATTTGGCGCCTAA
- a CDS encoding SUF system Fe-S cluster assembly protein — MYVAIDNQLGDKELEQAVIEALRSVYDPEIPVNIYDLGLIYEIRIFEDRSIYVKMTLTAPGCPVAGSLPGQVEMRLQEVPGVKEARVELTFDPPYTIERMSDEARLALGWM; from the coding sequence ATGTACGTAGCTATCGACAATCAGCTTGGTGATAAGGAACTGGAGCAGGCAGTCATTGAAGCCCTACGCAGCGTCTACGACCCCGAAATCCCGGTCAATATTTACGACCTAGGTTTGATCTATGAAATCCGGATCTTTGAAGACCGGAGCATCTACGTCAAAATGACGCTGACAGCGCCGGGGTGCCCGGTAGCGGGTTCATTGCCTGGACAGGTGGAGATGCGCTTGCAAGAAGTGCCTGGTGTAAAAGAAGCACGCGTAGAGCTGACGTTCGATCCCCCTTATACCATTGAACGAATGTCAGATGAAGCCCGGCTGGCCCTGGGCTGGATGTGA
- a CDS encoding VOC family protein, with protein sequence MQPTRSPDARPAIDEVLSIRLDHAAIMTTQLEAAIDFYVRFLGLQLHCIEEDPIRRGRRRALLTDVHDREVLELIEMPELAHPTIPGRGGLHHLGFRLPRADWQALRARLDAAGYPYQEMQQRLFVRDADGLVLEIEPLP encoded by the coding sequence ATGCAACCCACGCGAAGCCCCGACGCCAGGCCAGCCATCGACGAAGTGCTCTCGATCCGTTTGGACCACGCCGCCATCATGACCACCCAACTGGAGGCGGCCATCGACTTTTACGTTCGATTTTTAGGACTGCAGCTGCACTGCATCGAAGAAGACCCCATTCGTCGCGGGCGACGCCGCGCATTGCTTACCGACGTCCACGATCGCGAAGTGCTCGAACTGATTGAGATGCCTGAGCTAGCCCACCCTACCATCCCAGGCCGAGGAGGGCTACACCATTTAGGCTTTCGCCTGCCACGGGCCGACTGGCAAGCGCTGCGCGCCCGACTGGATGCTGCCGGCTATCCCTACCAAGAAATGCAGCAGCGCCTGTTTGTACGGGACGCCGACGGCCTGGTGCTGGAGATCGAGCCCTTACCTTAA
- a CDS encoding cysteine desulfurase, with product MPAPVDLTGLETRFDVARVRVDFPALHQRVYDGRPLVYLDNAATTQKPQVVIDRIRDFYTRENANVHRGVHYLSQQASDAYDEARRLVAAFIGAPDPAQVIFTRGTTESINLVAATFGRQRVRAGDEIVLSTMEHHSNIVPWQMLCEEKGARLRIVPVDARGVLDLEALERLLNERTRLVAIAHVSNALGTVNPVQEIIRIAHARGIPVLVDGAQAVQHLKVNVAELDCDFYCFSGHKVYGPTGIGVLYGKAEWLEAMPPYQGGGDMIERVTFERTTYNRLPYKFEAGTPHIAGALGLEAALIYLDRLGREAVIHYEAELLRYATQRLQEVPGLRLVGTAPEKVSVLSFVIEGIHPYDAGTLLDQMGIAVRTGHHCTQPLMDYLGLPGTIRASLALYNTREEIDVLVDALLRIQKLLR from the coding sequence ATGCCTGCCCCTGTTGACCTTACTGGACTCGAGACGCGCTTCGACGTAGCACGCGTGCGTGTAGACTTTCCAGCACTGCACCAACGCGTCTACGACGGGCGTCCGCTCGTGTACCTGGACAATGCGGCAACCACCCAGAAACCTCAGGTGGTGATTGATCGCATTCGGGATTTTTACACCCGAGAAAACGCCAATGTCCACCGCGGCGTCCACTACCTGAGCCAACAGGCTTCTGATGCTTATGACGAAGCCCGCCGCCTGGTGGCTGCTTTTATTGGGGCGCCAGATCCGGCACAGGTCATCTTTACGCGCGGCACGACCGAAAGCATTAATCTCGTAGCGGCTACGTTTGGTCGCCAGCGCGTGCGCGCAGGGGACGAAATCGTGCTCTCCACCATGGAGCACCACTCCAACATCGTCCCCTGGCAGATGCTGTGTGAAGAAAAAGGCGCGCGGCTGCGCATCGTGCCCGTAGACGCTCGCGGCGTGCTCGATCTAGAAGCACTGGAGCGGCTCTTAAATGAACGTACACGACTGGTCGCCATCGCCCACGTATCCAATGCCCTGGGCACGGTTAATCCGGTTCAAGAAATCATCCGAATAGCACACGCCCGGGGCATCCCGGTGCTGGTCGATGGCGCGCAAGCCGTGCAGCATTTGAAGGTCAACGTAGCTGAGCTAGATTGCGACTTTTACTGCTTCTCGGGGCACAAAGTCTACGGACCCACAGGCATCGGTGTTCTCTACGGCAAAGCCGAGTGGCTTGAAGCTATGCCTCCTTACCAAGGTGGAGGCGATATGATCGAGCGCGTCACCTTTGAACGAACAACCTACAACCGACTCCCCTATAAGTTCGAAGCAGGCACGCCGCACATTGCCGGTGCCCTTGGGCTGGAAGCAGCGCTCATCTACCTAGATCGCTTAGGACGCGAAGCAGTCATCCACTACGAAGCAGAATTGCTCCGCTACGCAACCCAGCGGCTCCAAGAGGTACCGGGCTTACGCCTTGTAGGCACTGCTCCCGAAAAGGTTAGTGTGCTCTCATTTGTCATAGAAGGCATTCACCCCTATGATGCAGGCACGCTACTAGATCAAATGGGAATTGCTGTACGCACCGGGCATCACTGCACACAACCGCTTATGGATTATCTGGGTTTGCCAGGCACCATTCGGGCTTCGTTGGCACTCTACAATACCCGCGAAGAGATCGACGTGCTCGTCGACGCCCTACTACGCATTCAAAAACTGCTGCGCTGA
- a CDS encoding HesB/IscA family protein → MELQITQRALARIREVAAQEGVDLGQTWLRIAVVPGGCSGLTYELGWDTAPQADDLRSTFDGIQVIIDRRSYLYLQGTTLDFTDGLEGRGFHFINPQAVRTCACGESFGL, encoded by the coding sequence ATGGAGTTGCAGATTACGCAACGCGCTTTAGCGCGCATTCGGGAGGTGGCAGCGCAGGAAGGGGTGGATTTGGGGCAGACGTGGCTTCGGATTGCGGTGGTGCCTGGCGGCTGCTCGGGATTGACGTATGAGCTGGGGTGGGATACTGCGCCGCAAGCGGATGACCTTAGGTCCACGTTTGACGGTATTCAGGTTATCATTGATCGGCGCAGCTATTTATATCTTCAGGGGACTACGCTGGATTTTACCGATGGGCTTGAAGGGCGCGGATTTCACTTCATTAACCCCCAAGCGGTGCGTACGTGTGCCTGTGGCGAGTCGTTTGGGTTGTAA
- the sufB gene encoding Fe-S cluster assembly protein SufB, whose amino-acid sequence MSDTAYLHEVAQSDYKYGFTTDIEVEKAPPGLSEATIHYIADRRGEPDWMREWRLRAFRHFMSLLERYEETYPRWAHLKYPDIDFQAISYYAAPQRKPRYKSLDEVDPKILETFRKLGIPLDEQMRLAGVAVDAVMDSVSVATTLKDELTKHGIIFCSMGEAIEHYPELVQKYLGSVVPYTDNFFAALNSAVFSDGSFVYVPKGVRCPVELSTYFRINAQGTGQFERTLIIADEGAYVSYLEGCTAPMRDEHQLHAAVVELIALKDAEIKYSTVQNWYPGDAEGKGGVYNFVTKRGICLGENAKISWTQVETGSAITWKYPSVILKGDNSVGEFYSVAFTKGYQQADTGTKMIHLGRNTRSTIISKGIAAGYSNNSYRGLVKVARTAENARNFSQCDSMLLGDRCGAHTFPYLEIENPTAQVEHEATTSKIGEDQIFYCLQRGLSEETAIKLIVNGFCKEVLAHLPMEFAMEAQKLLAIELEGSVG is encoded by the coding sequence ATGAGCGACACGGCATACCTACACGAAGTAGCCCAGAGCGATTACAAATACGGCTTTACGACCGATATCGAGGTCGAGAAAGCCCCCCCGGGCTTAAGTGAAGCGACAATCCACTACATTGCGGACCGGCGCGGGGAACCCGACTGGATGCGGGAGTGGCGGCTGCGGGCTTTCCGTCATTTTATGAGTCTGCTGGAACGGTATGAGGAGACTTATCCCCGCTGGGCGCACCTCAAATACCCGGATATCGACTTTCAGGCGATCAGCTACTACGCGGCACCCCAGCGCAAACCACGCTACAAAAGTCTCGACGAAGTAGATCCTAAAATTTTGGAGACGTTCCGCAAGCTGGGGATTCCGCTGGACGAGCAGATGCGCCTGGCGGGCGTGGCTGTCGATGCGGTGATGGACAGCGTGTCGGTAGCCACCACGCTTAAAGATGAGTTAACCAAACATGGCATCATTTTTTGCTCGATGGGCGAAGCGATCGAGCATTACCCTGAACTGGTCCAGAAATACCTGGGCTCGGTGGTTCCCTACACAGACAATTTCTTTGCTGCGCTAAACTCGGCGGTCTTCTCGGACGGGTCGTTTGTCTACGTGCCGAAAGGGGTGCGCTGCCCTGTAGAGCTCAGCACCTACTTCCGCATCAACGCGCAGGGTACGGGCCAGTTTGAGCGCACGCTGATTATTGCCGATGAGGGTGCTTATGTAAGCTATCTTGAGGGCTGCACGGCCCCAATGCGCGATGAGCACCAGCTTCACGCAGCTGTAGTAGAGCTCATTGCGCTCAAGGATGCAGAGATTAAATATTCGACCGTACAGAACTGGTATCCTGGGGATGCGGAAGGCAAAGGTGGTGTGTACAACTTTGTCACCAAGCGTGGCATCTGCCTAGGTGAGAATGCCAAAATTTCTTGGACGCAAGTTGAAACCGGCTCGGCCATCACTTGGAAGTATCCTAGCGTCATCCTCAAGGGGGATAATTCGGTCGGAGAATTCTACTCGGTAGCCTTTACCAAGGGCTATCAGCAGGCCGACACCGGTACCAAGATGATTCACCTAGGCCGCAACACGCGCAGCACGATTATTTCTAAGGGCATTGCAGCGGGCTACTCCAACAACAGCTACCGCGGCTTAGTCAAAGTAGCCCGTACCGCTGAAAATGCCCGCAATTTTTCCCAGTGCGATTCGATGCTTCTGGGAGACCGGTGCGGTGCTCACACGTTCCCTTACCTAGAAATCGAAAATCCCACGGCTCAGGTCGAGCACGAGGCTACGACTTCGAAGATCGGCGAAGACCAGATCTTCTACTGCCTGCAGCGTGGCCTAAGCGAAGAGACCGCGATTAAACTGATCGTCAACGGCTTTTGCAAAGAAGTGCTAGCCCATCTGCCTATGGAATTCGCCATGGAGGCTCAAAAACTGCTGGCCATCGAGCTAGAAGGCAGTGTGGGCTAA